The Pseudokineococcus lusitanus genome includes the window GTCGAAGGGAGGCGACACCGGTGCAACGCACCCCGCCCTGCTCGCCGCCGACGACGCTCGCGACGAGAGGGCGCTCAACGAGGTGGCCGGCTTCGTGCTCCGCGCCTACCTGCAGTCGGCCGGTCACATGACCGACTACGTCCTCGACGAGGGGACGGCCCGTCTCCTCGGCCGCTCCCGCACGGACTGGCTCGTCAGGCGCGCGACCCGTGCCGGTCTCCTCGAGCGCGTACCCGGCAGGTCGAGGTGCTGGAAGCTCCTCGAGGATCCCGAGTTCGTGCACCTGCGGCTGCGCGCCGACGTCGAGCGCGAGCGACGCCGGAAGCGGGACAACGCCAACGAGGCGCTGACCGTGCAGGTGCGCCTTCGCGACGGCGACGAGTGCCGCTACTGCGGGAGCGTCGTGAACTGGCGCGACCGTAAGGGCGGCCGTGGCGGCACCTACGACCACAACCCGCCGGTGCAGCCCGGCCAAGCCACCACGGTCGGCGGCCTCTTCGTCTCGTGCCAACGGTGCAACGGCACCCGCGGCGCGCTCGCCGACCCCGACGGTCTCCTGCCGCTGCGTCCGCAGCCGATGGAGCCGTACTTCACCGCCCTCTCGGTCGCCTACCTCGGCGAGCGAGGGCACGTCGTCCGACCCGGTGCCCCGCGGCCCGGTGAGCAGCAGGAGCAGCAGCCAGCGCCCAGCGCCCGACCCCGCACCCAGCGGGCCCCGGAGCAGCAGGAGCAGCAGGCAGCGCCCAGCGCCACCGGGGCGGCCGGCGGAGAGGCAGGAGCAGCAGCCAGCGCCCAGCGCCCGACCCCGCACCCAGCGAGCCCCGGAGCAGCAGGAGCAGCAGGCAGCGCCCAGCGCCCGCCGGTCGCCCGCGACCACCACGGCGACGCCGACCCCGCGACGGGGCCGCCAGGCCCCGCCCAGGGCCCGCCTGCGTGGGCCGTGGACGGACCCGACCCCGGCGGCCGACCTGCAGGTCCTGCAGATCTGAGGCATTCGGCCCGGGACGGGTCGGGGCGGGACGGGTTGGAGGTCCCCCCTCCCAGCCGCCGCCTGCCCTCACCGACCCATCCCGCGCCCACCTCCGCCCAGCCCCCGCCCGACAGCCGACCCCGCGCTCGACGCCGCGGCGGCCGTGGTCGTGGCAGCAAGCGCACCTCCGAGGAGACCTGATGCCCAGGAAGAAGACCCGCCGCGTGGACCTGCCCGAGGGTCCGACGTCGTCGCCGCACCCCGACGGCGAGCAGCTGCTGCAGGACGCCATCCCGAGGGCGCTGACCCTGGCCGGGTCGATCCGCGACGAGGGCCACGAGGCCGTCGCCGCTGTCACCGCCGACCTCACTCGCGACGAGCTCGTCGCCCTGGCCGTGGCCCTGGCCGCGATGGTCGACGTCGACGCACCGGCGTCGGACCTCTTGGCGTGGGTCGACGAGCCGGAGCCGACCCCGGCGCAGCTGCGGGCCTGGCACGCCGCGTGGAAGCGCGGCGAGCAGGACGACGTCACCCGCGAGGGCGAGCGGCTCTACCAGGCGTGGCGGCACCGCGAGCAGCGGGCCCGCTTCGTGGCGGCATCGTGAGCGCCCCGACCTTGTCCGCCGCCGACCAGGCGCTGCTCGCGCTGCACGAGCCGCCGGCCGACGCCGCCGGCCGTGAGCGGTGGGTGCTGCGGGTGCAGTGCGGCGTGCAGGACCCGGCGTCGTGGCTGTCGGCCAACGACCGCTCCCGGGGCTGGCAGCGCCGGCAGCGCATCACGCTGGCCTGGCGGAGCGCCGGGACGTGGGCGTGGCGCCAGCAGCTGCGGGACGTCCGGCTGCAGCGGGCGCACATCGTCGCCGTCCTCCACCACGGCCTCGGACCGCGGCGCGACCCGGCGAACAGCGCTCCGACGGTCAAGGCGCTGGTCGACGGCCTGGTCGACGCCGGCCGCGGCCTGCTGCCCGACGACGACGACCGCCACCTGCTCGGCCCGGACCTGCGGCTTGGTGAGTCGACGAGGTGGGCCAAGCAGGTCCACACCTACCCGCCGCCCATGGCCGCGGTGACGCTGCTCATCACCGACCTCGGCGACGCCCTCCCGCCGCGCCTCAGCGCCCGGCGGCCGAGGTGAGGACGACCGCGCAGCCGTGCTGCATCGAGCTCTCCCAGGTCGCGTGCTCGGCCTGCGGCGAGCTGCTGCCCGTCCTCGACGTGCAGGAGCGCCAGACCCGCCACGCCTCGTGCGGCATGCCCCCGCCGCCGCGACGCACCAGCACCCGCACCACTCGACGGAGGACCCGATGACCGCCCCCGCCAAGCACCCCCTCGCCGCGGCCGCCGACCAGCTGCGCGGCGACTACCCCGCGCTGCTCAACCTCGTCGCCTCGATCCGCGCTAGCACCGCAGGCACCATCGGCCGCTCGTCCACCGGGCCCGGCATCCCCGGTGGCGTCGATCACCTCGCTCTCAGCCGCGAGGTCCGCGACGTGCTGTGGGCCTACGCCGAGGTCGTCGACGACCGGCGCGACCTGCCCGAGGACATCTACAGCAACGCCATCTTCGCCAACGCCCGGTGGATCGCCGCCTACGCCGGCGACCTCGACGACTTCGAGGCGCTGCCGTGCGCTGGCCACGACGAGCCGACGGCGCACGCTTCGGTCACCGCCCACCTCGAGTGCCTGGCCCGGCGAGTGCGCAACCAGGTCGAGCCGCCCGGCGCACGGGAGTTCGTCGGCCCGTGCCCCGGCGACGGCGGCAGGTGCGGCTTGGACCTGCGGGCCTACGACAACGAGCCGGCGCACTGCCCCGCCGGCCACGTGCAGGACGCGGCCGCGGTCCGGTCGCAGGCGCTGGCCGGCGTCGCCGACAAGCTGCTCACCCTGCGCCAGGTCGCGGAGGTCGCG containing:
- a CDS encoding HNH endonuclease — protein: MPWSKGGDTGATHPALLAADDARDERALNEVAGFVLRAYLQSAGHMTDYVLDEGTARLLGRSRTDWLVRRATRAGLLERVPGRSRCWKLLEDPEFVHLRLRADVERERRRKRDNANEALTVQVRLRDGDECRYCGSVVNWRDRKGGRGGTYDHNPPVQPGQATTVGGLFVSCQRCNGTRGALADPDGLLPLRPQPMEPYFTALSVAYLGERGHVVRPGAPRPGEQQEQQPAPSARPRTQRAPEQQEQQAAPSATGAAGGEAGAAASAQRPTPHPASPGAAGAAGSAQRPPVARDHHGDADPATGPPGPAQGPPAWAVDGPDPGGRPAGPADLRHSARDGSGRDGLEVPPPSRRLPSPTHPAPTSAQPPPDSRPRARRRGGRGRGSKRTSEET